One genomic segment of Sanyastnella coralliicola includes these proteins:
- a CDS encoding ABC-F family ATP-binding cassette domain-containing protein: MLAAHNISLQFGKRVLFDEVNIKFSGDNCYGVIGANGAGKSTFLKILSGQIDPNGGNVNLEPGKRMAVLKQDHFEFDECRVLDTVMMGHTLLWDIMTEKDALYAKPDFSDADGIRASELEEQFAEMNGWNAESDAAMLLSGLGIQEADHDKLMKDLSGNQKVRILLAQALFGEPDILILDEPTNDLDIQTVTWLEDFLLNFKNTVIVVSHDRHFLDTVCTHIVDIDFKKVKLFTGNYTFWYESSQLALRQRNAANKKAEDKKKELQEFIARFSANASKSKQATSRKKLLDKINVEDIEPSTRKYPAIIFNPEREAGDQILHINNLSKSVDGVQLFKDFNLNVSKGDKIALISKNGLATTAVYEILNGLMEPDSGDFHFGQTISTGYLPNENAEFFNEDLNLIDWLRQFSTEKDEVYIRGFLGKMLFSGEETFKKSNVLSGGEKVRCMISRVMLGAGNLMMLDEPTNHLDLESITAFNNALIDFPGTVIFTSHDHHFTQTVATRIVELTPNGCIDKLMSFDDYLASEKVAAQKAEMFV, from the coding sequence ATGCTTGCAGCTCATAATATTTCGCTTCAATTCGGTAAGCGCGTTTTGTTTGACGAGGTGAACATTAAGTTCTCCGGCGACAACTGCTACGGTGTTATCGGTGCCAATGGTGCTGGTAAATCTACCTTCCTAAAGATTCTTTCTGGTCAGATTGATCCGAACGGTGGAAACGTGAACCTAGAGCCAGGAAAACGTATGGCGGTGTTGAAGCAGGATCACTTTGAATTCGATGAGTGTCGTGTTCTTGACACGGTGATGATGGGTCACACTCTTCTGTGGGACATCATGACTGAAAAAGACGCGCTCTACGCGAAGCCTGATTTCAGTGACGCAGACGGTATCCGCGCTAGCGAGTTGGAAGAACAGTTCGCAGAGATGAACGGATGGAATGCCGAGTCTGATGCAGCCATGCTACTTAGCGGATTGGGGATTCAAGAAGCGGATCACGACAAACTGATGAAAGACCTGAGTGGTAACCAGAAGGTACGAATCCTATTGGCGCAGGCGCTTTTCGGTGAGCCAGACATCCTCATCCTCGATGAGCCTACAAACGACCTCGATATCCAAACGGTAACGTGGTTGGAAGACTTCCTCTTGAATTTCAAGAACACCGTGATCGTTGTTTCGCACGACCGTCACTTCCTTGATACGGTATGTACACACATTGTAGATATCGACTTTAAGAAGGTGAAACTCTTCACAGGAAACTACACGTTCTGGTACGAAAGCTCGCAGTTGGCACTTCGTCAGCGTAATGCAGCGAACAAGAAAGCAGAAGACAAGAAGAAAGAACTTCAAGAATTCATCGCTCGTTTCTCTGCGAATGCTTCGAAGTCGAAGCAAGCAACAAGCCGTAAGAAGCTTCTAGATAAGATCAATGTGGAAGACATCGAGCCAAGTACACGTAAGTACCCAGCGATTATCTTCAACCCTGAGCGTGAAGCAGGAGATCAGATCCTACACATCAATAACTTGAGTAAGTCAGTTGATGGCGTGCAGCTATTCAAAGACTTCAACCTCAATGTTTCTAAAGGAGACAAGATTGCCTTGATCAGCAAGAACGGACTAGCTACAACAGCCGTTTACGAGATCTTGAACGGATTGATGGAACCTGACTCTGGTGACTTCCACTTCGGACAGACCATCAGCACAGGATATCTTCCAAACGAAAACGCTGAGTTCTTTAACGAAGACCTCAACTTGATCGATTGGCTTCGTCAGTTTTCAACAGAAAAAGACGAGGTATACATCCGCGGATTCCTTGGTAAAATGTTGTTCTCTGGAGAGGAGACATTCAAGAAATCAAACGTACTCTCTGGAGGTGAAAAAGTACGCTGCATGATCTCACGTGTGATGCTCGGTGCTGGTAACCTGATGATGCTCGACGAGCCTACGAACCACTTGGATCTAGAGTCTATCACTGCATTCAACAATGCCCTGATTGACTTCCCTGGTACGGTGATCTTCACATCGCATGACCACCACTTCACGCAGACTGTAGCTACTCGAATCGTTGAGTTGACTCCGAATGGATGCATCGACAAGTTGATGAGCTTCGATGATTACCTAGCTAGTGAAAAAGTAGCTGCTCAGAAGGCAGAAATGTTTGTATAG
- a CDS encoding alpha/beta hydrolase-fold protein, with amino-acid sequence MKKIFLWTLCVLPLISWSQLTIVVDAIPSNTPEGSDIYIAGDFQGWDPSSPDYMLNDNGDGTYSIELYIAAGTITFKFTRGGWDTVEGNENGGFLPDRTFLYSGLEETLNLQILSWEDVGGTNSTAAENVQIMDTDFYIPQLDRYRRIWVYTPPNYDDTDEHYKVLYMHDGQNLFDIASSFSGEWEVDETLNALFDQGDEGCIVVGIDNGGVHRIDEYSPWVNVQYGGGEGALYMDFIVNTLKPYIDENYRTRPEREWTGIMGSSMGGLISAYGGVEHSDVFSRIGAFSPSYWFSDETYDHMQENAVTDEMRIYTIAGEQEGPVMTNGVANMNNIMSNTGWYDENEFITLTHEYGTHSESYWRNEFEDAYLWLWDNDTSVNNFASAEWVIYPNPSEAVIQLEIENSSQVTKIELIDSTGKLVYTTSQFERTIDVSQWNGVHVIAIYFQEGQKLTKRIVLR; translated from the coding sequence ATGAAGAAGATCTTTCTATGGACGCTCTGCGTTCTCCCACTTATATCTTGGTCTCAATTGACCATTGTTGTTGATGCCATTCCATCGAATACGCCGGAAGGCAGTGACATTTACATTGCCGGTGATTTCCAGGGTTGGGACCCAAGTTCGCCTGATTATATGCTGAATGACAATGGGGATGGAACCTATTCGATTGAACTTTATATTGCCGCAGGAACTATCACCTTCAAATTCACCCGCGGTGGTTGGGACACCGTGGAAGGAAACGAAAACGGAGGTTTTCTCCCAGACAGAACTTTCTTGTACAGCGGTCTTGAAGAGACGCTAAATCTTCAAATTCTCAGTTGGGAAGACGTAGGCGGCACCAACTCCACAGCAGCAGAGAATGTACAGATCATGGATACGGATTTCTACATACCACAGCTTGATCGTTACCGTCGCATCTGGGTTTACACGCCTCCGAACTACGACGATACAGACGAGCATTACAAAGTGCTCTACATGCACGACGGACAAAACCTCTTCGACATAGCCAGCAGTTTTTCAGGAGAATGGGAAGTAGATGAAACCCTCAATGCATTGTTTGACCAAGGCGACGAAGGATGCATCGTGGTAGGGATCGATAACGGAGGTGTCCATCGCATCGATGAATATTCACCTTGGGTAAACGTTCAATACGGCGGTGGCGAAGGTGCTCTTTACATGGATTTTATCGTCAATACGCTCAAGCCATACATTGATGAAAACTACCGCACCCGTCCAGAACGTGAATGGACAGGCATCATGGGCAGTTCAATGGGCGGTTTGATCTCAGCCTACGGAGGGGTAGAACACAGTGACGTGTTCAGTCGAATTGGTGCTTTTTCACCGAGCTATTGGTTCAGTGATGAGACCTACGATCACATGCAAGAAAACGCGGTCACAGACGAGATGCGCATTTATACCATTGCCGGTGAACAAGAAGGGCCTGTCATGACTAATGGGGTCGCCAACATGAATAATATCATGAGCAACACCGGTTGGTACGACGAGAATGAGTTCATCACCCTCACCCACGAATACGGCACGCACAGCGAATCCTACTGGCGCAATGAATTCGAAGACGCTTATTTGTGGTTATGGGATAATGATACTTCAGTTAATAATTTCGCTAGCGCGGAATGGGTCATCTACCCAAACCCTAGCGAAGCCGTCATTCAACTGGAAATCGAAAACAGCTCCCAGGTAACCAAAATCGAACTCATCGATTCCACCGGGAAATTGGTCTACACTACTTCGCAATTCGAACGAACGATCGATGTGTCTCAATGGAACGGAGTACACGTGATCGCGATCTATTTCCAGGAAGGGCAGAAGCTCACAAAGCGCATCGTCCTTAGGTGA
- the trxA gene encoding thioredoxin, translating into MFWKKKNRAPKPKAMEITEANFKEIVAQNDHAVLIDFWASWCAPCRVMGPIIDELSAEYEGKVIIGKVNTEVSPRLSQVFQIRSIPSLLIFDKGQLVERYAGVVPKPNLEEILDTYVRR; encoded by the coding sequence ATGTTTTGGAAAAAGAAGAATAGAGCTCCGAAGCCAAAGGCAATGGAGATCACAGAAGCCAATTTCAAAGAAATCGTAGCGCAGAATGATCATGCGGTACTCATTGACTTTTGGGCATCTTGGTGTGCACCATGTCGTGTGATGGGACCAATCATCGACGAACTTTCTGCCGAGTATGAAGGGAAAGTGATTATCGGAAAAGTCAATACCGAAGTATCTCCAAGACTCTCTCAAGTATTCCAAATCCGTAGCATCCCTTCCCTCCTCATTTTCGATAAAGGGCAACTTGTAGAGCGCTATGCTGGTGTGGTTCCGAAACCGAATTTGGAGGAGATTCTTGACACTTACGTTAGGCGATAG
- a CDS encoding toxin-antitoxin system YwqK family antitoxin, whose translation MKFIASLILSLVLSASLTAQIKQQQIDTSNLEDGPYLEYYENGQVKVEGAILNGQWEGQNIYYYSDGKIESKGFYVNGLPHGTWESYYNTGTPEKKGTYVNGKWNGRYLWYTREGRITEKIYRDGEIVRGEKVIG comes from the coding sequence ATGAAATTTATCGCATCACTGATTCTATCGCTTGTGCTTTCTGCAAGCCTTACTGCTCAGATTAAACAACAGCAGATTGACACATCTAATCTTGAAGATGGTCCTTACCTAGAATACTATGAAAATGGTCAAGTAAAAGTTGAAGGAGCAATTCTTAACGGCCAATGGGAAGGACAAAACATTTACTATTACTCAGACGGAAAAATTGAGTCAAAAGGGTTCTATGTAAACGGTCTACCTCATGGAACTTGGGAGTCATACTACAATACAGGAACTCCAGAAAAGAAGGGCACCTATGTCAACGGAAAGTGGAATGGCCGCTACCTCTGGTATACACGTGAAGGGAGAATCACCGAGAAAATCTATCGTGATGGCGAAATCGTCAGAGGCGAGAAAGTGATTGGTTAG
- a CDS encoding HsdM family class I SAM-dependent methyltransferase: MIKEYGQYYTEGNIAKLLISSVRQKKPEKIIELGVGKGALMREAMGRWERAEFFGADVDRNNVKQLQYEFPNVEFLELNGLSFKIDSELSFGHNTIDVAICNPPYRQIDKAEHYGRVLENAQLGSLNDYKKLSSDLIFLARNLTYLKNGGELAIILPNGLITSHEFKGFRKNLLKNHDVTSVIELPDRVFKNTDAKTYILIVRKGRKNKDRTSVQVKIADSNGTIEKRHEVQCELLIERMDYTYHDWRISEQSKANGKSLKELNVLIRRGSYSKRMLVNLNTPFLHTSDISGNKGNSVRLDKKVFHEGMYAEKGDIVMTRVGRTNLGKVLYVKSGRRLISDCVYVLRAPTQISQDLYSSLSGREGRAWIEAHKRGVCAKVISKTDLLNYVLFE; this comes from the coding sequence ATGATTAAAGAATACGGGCAATACTATACTGAAGGGAATATAGCGAAGTTGTTGATCTCATCTGTTCGACAAAAAAAACCAGAAAAGATTATTGAGCTTGGCGTAGGGAAAGGAGCATTAATGAGGGAGGCTATGGGTCGCTGGGAAAGGGCGGAATTTTTTGGTGCTGATGTCGACAGAAATAATGTCAAACAACTTCAGTATGAGTTCCCTAATGTCGAATTCCTTGAACTCAATGGATTATCCTTCAAAATTGATTCAGAATTATCTTTCGGTCATAATACAATAGATGTAGCAATTTGCAACCCTCCCTATCGACAAATAGATAAGGCTGAACATTACGGCAGAGTGCTAGAAAATGCACAGCTAGGCTCTTTGAACGATTACAAAAAATTAAGCTCAGACTTAATCTTTCTTGCTCGAAATTTGACCTACCTAAAAAATGGCGGAGAACTAGCAATAATTCTTCCTAATGGGTTAATTACATCTCATGAATTCAAGGGATTTAGAAAAAACTTGTTGAAGAACCATGATGTTACTTCTGTAATTGAACTCCCAGATAGAGTTTTCAAAAACACCGACGCTAAAACGTACATTCTAATAGTTCGCAAAGGACGAAAAAACAAAGATCGAACTTCTGTTCAAGTGAAGATTGCTGACTCCAACGGAACAATAGAAAAACGACATGAGGTCCAATGTGAATTGTTAATCGAGCGGATGGACTACACTTATCATGATTGGAGGATAAGTGAGCAATCAAAAGCAAATGGTAAGTCCCTCAAAGAATTGAACGTATTAATCAGAAGAGGAAGCTATTCAAAACGAATGTTGGTAAATTTGAATACTCCTTTCCTTCATACCTCAGATATCTCTGGGAATAAGGGCAATAGTGTTCGTTTGGACAAAAAAGTCTTTCATGAGGGAATGTATGCTGAGAAAGGTGATATCGTTATGACCAGGGTTGGAAGAACAAACCTAGGAAAGGTGCTTTATGTCAAATCGGGACGAAGATTAATTTCAGATTGTGTATATGTTCTAAGAGCTCCCACTCAAATTAGCCAAGATCTCTATTCCAGTTTGTCGGGTAGAGAGGGTCGTGCCTGGATTGAAGCTCATAAAAGAGGGGTGTGCGCAAAGGTAATAAGTAAAACAGACCTATTGAATTACGTACTATTCGAGTAA
- a CDS encoding ORC-CDC6 family AAA ATPase, with protein sequence MSKFNNPFSIDRAEQLGDELFKFFAHHKNLDGLLKRKSLMVQGGRGSGKTMFFLYHTYKTQKSEALNCGKTFDEFISSHDLIGIHFRCDSNFVPGFQHKGLDDKEWQGIFAHFLNLSLSKQLLEIILDINSQVKNNPSIDFTISNESNGLFDRNDLNSFEMLHSVIKSEEIKIIRYVNNVGRVEQPVLTSNGLLLNIIANCIINQEGYQGKTIHIFVDEYENLLEYQQVLINTLIKHPSPTIFNIGTRNEGVKTFSTLAAGESIAQPHDYSHFNIEDFKKEEFEELISEICRKRLQRIDALKDYKDDSPELNIKFYLREESLSQELQRIFENDKAKEYINLRHNFESKTSKYTKSELGELSKVSDPIIMRLIIILIDRGNSLKDLIAEFNKFQNKEKSKFDDWIHNNKHGILYLLFKETGKKKFYYGYNTYISLSSGIIRYFIELCEVAFRNASRNGFEFDHPRPISPKEQSDAAKYVSRYKLNDVETYAPFSRELMQFTKLLGGIFEKLHRNQKLSEPEQNHFSTDYERLSSSARSFLSNAVLYSILQKRDETKDKSDAIDSNTSEYHLNHIYAPYFEISPRKKRKLHIKHHLFEALISGDLEKAEVAANKIIGDKDKTLDNGQLHIKDLF encoded by the coding sequence ATGTCGAAATTTAATAACCCGTTTTCAATTGACAGGGCGGAACAACTTGGTGATGAGCTATTCAAATTCTTTGCTCACCATAAAAATTTGGACGGGCTCTTAAAGAGGAAATCATTGATGGTCCAGGGCGGTCGAGGCTCAGGTAAGACCATGTTCTTCCTATATCATACGTACAAAACACAGAAAAGCGAAGCGCTCAATTGTGGCAAAACATTTGATGAATTCATCTCTAGTCATGATTTGATTGGAATTCACTTTCGGTGTGATTCGAATTTCGTTCCTGGCTTTCAGCACAAAGGTCTAGATGATAAAGAATGGCAGGGAATATTTGCGCATTTCCTGAATCTTTCTTTATCCAAACAACTCTTAGAAATTATCCTTGACATAAATTCTCAGGTTAAAAACAATCCATCGATAGATTTTACTATATCGAACGAATCCAATGGACTTTTTGACCGAAACGACCTCAACAGTTTCGAGATGCTACATTCGGTTATTAAAAGTGAAGAGATTAAAATAATTAGGTACGTTAATAACGTTGGAAGAGTTGAACAACCAGTATTAACATCGAATGGTCTTCTACTTAATATTATTGCAAATTGCATAATAAATCAGGAGGGATACCAGGGTAAGACAATTCACATTTTCGTTGATGAGTATGAAAACTTACTGGAGTATCAACAGGTACTCATTAACACGTTAATAAAACATCCAAGTCCTACAATATTCAATATTGGCACACGAAATGAAGGGGTTAAAACCTTTAGTACGCTAGCTGCAGGAGAATCTATCGCTCAACCCCACGACTACAGTCATTTTAATATCGAAGATTTTAAGAAAGAAGAATTCGAGGAACTAATCTCAGAGATCTGTAGAAAGCGTCTACAAAGGATAGATGCACTTAAAGACTATAAAGACGATTCTCCCGAACTTAACATCAAGTTTTATTTGAGAGAAGAATCACTGAGTCAAGAATTACAAAGAATATTTGAGAACGACAAAGCCAAGGAATATATTAACCTAAGACACAACTTCGAATCTAAAACCTCTAAATACACGAAATCTGAATTAGGCGAACTGTCGAAAGTAAGCGATCCAATAATAATGCGCCTAATAATAATTCTCATTGATAGGGGGAATAGCCTAAAAGACCTGATTGCAGAATTCAACAAATTCCAGAATAAAGAAAAGTCTAAATTCGATGACTGGATCCACAACAACAAACATGGAATTCTTTATTTACTATTTAAAGAAACAGGAAAAAAGAAGTTCTACTACGGTTACAACACTTACATTTCACTTTCATCGGGAATAATTCGTTATTTCATAGAGTTATGTGAAGTAGCCTTTCGAAATGCAAGTAGAAACGGATTCGAGTTCGATCATCCAAGACCAATTTCTCCTAAAGAACAATCTGATGCGGCAAAGTATGTAAGTAGATATAAACTCAATGACGTAGAAACCTATGCACCTTTCAGTAGAGAATTAATGCAGTTCACCAAACTTCTAGGTGGTATATTCGAAAAGTTGCATAGGAATCAAAAGCTAAGTGAGCCAGAGCAAAACCATTTCAGTACAGACTATGAAAGACTATCATCCTCAGCTAGGTCATTCTTATCAAATGCGGTTTTGTATTCAATTCTACAGAAAAGAGATGAGACTAAGGACAAATCAGACGCTATAGATTCTAATACCTCTGAGTATCATTTGAATCATATATATGCCCCATATTTTGAGATTTCTCCGCGTAAGAAACGTAAACTTCATATCAAACATCATTTATTTGAAGCCCTAATTTCGGGAGATCTGGAAAAAGCTGAAGTTGCGGCTAACAAGATCATCGGAGATAAAGACAAAACTCTTGATAATGGACAACTACATATAAAAGACTTGTTTTAA
- a CDS encoding phosphoribosyltransferase-like protein, producing the protein MGLNMMSDSEKEEFIEYAIEKVYFFIDSQFWSKFDVSKVQSWMQNFRSLDERYCAAKLLDRFVYYSEDDVIQLLKHGLNELFLRRDYLRAEDESGYSLTNDELQSLKNQFIRKTALLPLSEGNPTESSHAVARILSNEIGFPEQNVLSPSNLESDYFNNFDRILIIDDFVGSGDQIIEFWNLFDTKVDEESIKMYEFPHKFPNIDIQYFCLVVTKEGYDRFYNEELEHMKNLTIRYCEMLPTKFKIFGDDSVYFDQEEREECKAIIQNLISDKGFGLTGYRQLEYAVAFHHCIPDASLPLFYEKKENWNYLLRNKRTQEHVEI; encoded by the coding sequence ATGGGATTAAACATGATGTCAGATTCTGAAAAAGAAGAGTTCATTGAATACGCCATTGAGAAGGTCTATTTCTTTATTGATTCACAATTTTGGTCAAAATTTGATGTTTCGAAGGTTCAAAGTTGGATGCAAAATTTCAGATCACTTGATGAACGTTACTGTGCAGCTAAATTACTCGATAGATTTGTCTATTATTCGGAAGATGACGTTATACAACTATTAAAGCATGGACTTAATGAACTCTTCCTCAGAAGAGACTATTTAAGAGCAGAAGATGAAAGCGGCTATTCTCTGACGAATGATGAACTTCAGTCTCTTAAGAACCAATTCATTCGTAAAACAGCCCTGCTACCCTTAAGTGAAGGCAACCCTACCGAAAGCTCACACGCAGTTGCAAGAATATTAAGTAATGAAATTGGCTTTCCAGAACAAAATGTGCTAAGTCCGAGCAATTTAGAATCTGATTACTTCAATAATTTTGACAGAATTCTGATCATAGACGATTTTGTAGGCTCTGGCGATCAGATTATCGAATTCTGGAACCTCTTCGATACAAAAGTCGACGAAGAGAGTATTAAGATGTACGAATTCCCTCACAAGTTCCCAAATATTGATATCCAATACTTTTGCTTAGTTGTTACTAAAGAAGGATATGACAGATTCTATAATGAAGAATTAGAACACATGAAAAACCTCACAATCCGCTATTGTGAAATGCTTCCAACCAAATTCAAAATATTTGGGGATGACTCTGTTTACTTTGATCAAGAAGAAAGAGAGGAATGCAAGGCAATTATTCAAAATCTAATATCGGATAAAGGCTTTGGCTTAACGGGTTATAGACAATTAGAATACGCAGTTGCTTTTCACCACTGCATCCCTGACGCATCTCTTCCGTTATTTTATGAAAAGAAAGAAAATTGGAATTACCTTTTAAGAAATAAGAGAACTCAAGAGCATGTCGAAATTTAA
- a CDS encoding CotH kinase family protein: MRFIFLLAILCCVHSANAQLRINEFSAHKGLEDGGEEHDWIEIMNTGAQPVQLSDYFLSDKTENPLKWQMPEYELGAGELITICASGWDVNESVGTWESFVVAENIWDWQIATADIPDNWIDVSFDTSDWNSNVGGLGYNDGDDNTEIPETTALYMRRDFNAVELENMLAFTFHADYDDGFVAYLNGVEIARSNVSGTPPAFDTYADGEHEALVYQGGQHEEFLLDANYIQSILNEGVNTIAIQVHNSTPWSSDLTANFYLSVGLLGSAGGYENAPSWFSTSTNTNAYYHTNFKLSPGEDVIITHANNTQEDAHPVSDLLSFGLSQGRYPDGLGDWCFFDQPTPDEGNEPSWCYDAITPPPSVDLPSGWYSGTQSTGVSAPNATVRFTLNGDIPNENDPVYNGILEFDENATLTVRAFGDGNLLPSQVVDRTYIFNEDNHNLLVFSIHTDHDNLWDWNEGIYVSGPNASQDYPFFGSNFWQPWSKYSRMEVFNQDKELVSQEHFDLEIHGGWSRAEPQKSFRIDFKSAYTGRLEYPLFSQKPSVQDFNNLNLRNGGQHVWSDKMQDGWVSRIVNDNTAIDNMAWEPCIVYLNGEYWGMYEVREKMDEHYLESNHSVSSDALDLLNPAGLASINSEEALAGTTDQFTEAYLAIMAEDADSESFYTLVDSYFDMDNYMDYFAVQTLIQNVDWMGIAWGLNNVKAWRPHTEDGKWRYMMYDVDGAVGYFGQNINDNYLAFARTPLFASPNSQIFDKMCTNDEFRCRFSNRYADLINTIFQPESFIEIANEMQAEMQPGMPDHVDRWGAPESVTSWEFSIDFMVNYMEDRIPTAREHLQSNLGLGQQVEIVLDVLPAGAGQVKISTITPDAYPWQGVYFDGCPVNVEAIANEGYTFSHWSENNLLGGESLDQQLLLSLSEDDIFVANFIEEIDNSISESTKNLEFKLFPNPSSGYVNLELLDNGTRAQSVRVINSIGQAVYTKQLNIGSNSSTTVLDLSQLPKGVYMVEVMADQPYVQRLVLR, encoded by the coding sequence ATGAGATTTATTTTTCTGCTCGCAATATTATGCTGCGTCCATTCGGCGAACGCTCAACTGAGAATCAATGAATTCTCTGCCCATAAGGGACTTGAAGACGGTGGTGAAGAACATGATTGGATTGAGATCATGAATACTGGAGCACAGCCGGTCCAACTCTCTGATTACTTCTTGTCTGATAAAACGGAGAACCCACTCAAATGGCAAATGCCCGAATATGAATTGGGAGCTGGTGAACTCATTACAATCTGCGCATCTGGATGGGATGTGAATGAAAGTGTGGGTACTTGGGAGTCTTTTGTGGTTGCTGAAAATATTTGGGACTGGCAGATCGCCACAGCAGATATTCCAGATAATTGGATTGATGTAAGCTTCGACACCTCTGATTGGAATTCGAATGTTGGTGGATTGGGATACAACGACGGAGACGACAATACAGAGATTCCTGAGACTACTGCCCTATACATGCGTCGAGATTTTAATGCTGTGGAACTCGAGAACATGTTGGCGTTCACCTTTCATGCCGACTACGACGACGGGTTCGTCGCCTATTTGAATGGGGTCGAAATTGCTCGTTCAAATGTATCAGGTACTCCTCCGGCTTTCGACACCTACGCAGATGGAGAGCATGAAGCCCTAGTTTACCAAGGAGGGCAACATGAAGAATTCTTACTTGATGCGAACTACATTCAAAGCATTCTAAACGAGGGCGTAAATACCATCGCCATTCAAGTGCACAATTCAACTCCATGGTCTTCTGACTTGACGGCTAACTTTTATTTGTCTGTAGGACTTTTAGGATCCGCAGGAGGTTATGAAAACGCACCTTCGTGGTTTAGCACATCTACTAATACCAACGCGTACTATCACACTAATTTCAAGCTTAGTCCTGGTGAAGACGTGATCATTACACACGCAAACAACACGCAAGAGGACGCACACCCAGTGAGCGATTTACTGTCTTTTGGACTTAGTCAAGGCAGGTACCCTGACGGTCTGGGGGATTGGTGCTTTTTTGATCAACCGACACCCGACGAAGGGAATGAACCAAGCTGGTGCTATGACGCCATCACACCACCGCCAAGTGTTGACCTGCCATCTGGTTGGTATTCTGGAACACAGTCTACTGGAGTTTCGGCACCAAATGCCACAGTTCGATTCACGCTCAATGGTGATATACCCAATGAAAACGATCCGGTTTATAATGGTATCCTTGAATTTGACGAGAATGCGACACTGACGGTCAGAGCTTTCGGAGATGGTAACTTATTACCGAGTCAAGTTGTAGATCGAACCTACATCTTCAATGAAGACAACCATAACCTATTGGTCTTTTCTATCCATACTGACCACGACAATCTTTGGGACTGGAATGAAGGAATCTACGTTTCTGGTCCGAATGCAAGCCAAGACTATCCGTTCTTCGGAAGCAATTTTTGGCAACCCTGGTCGAAGTACAGTAGAATGGAGGTCTTCAACCAGGATAAAGAACTTGTTTCTCAAGAGCATTTCGATCTCGAGATTCACGGCGGTTGGTCTAGAGCTGAACCACAAAAGTCTTTTCGTATTGACTTCAAGAGTGCATACACTGGTCGGCTAGAATACCCACTATTCAGTCAAAAACCCTCCGTTCAAGACTTCAATAATCTGAATTTGAGAAACGGAGGACAGCACGTCTGGTCTGACAAGATGCAGGATGGATGGGTGAGTCGAATCGTGAATGACAATACAGCCATCGACAACATGGCGTGGGAACCTTGTATTGTTTATCTGAACGGCGAGTATTGGGGGATGTACGAGGTAAGAGAGAAAATGGACGAGCATTATCTTGAGAGCAATCATTCAGTAAGCAGTGATGCCTTGGATCTGTTGAATCCGGCTGGACTGGCTTCCATCAATTCTGAAGAAGCGCTTGCTGGCACTACGGATCAATTCACGGAGGCATATCTAGCCATTATGGCCGAAGATGCAGACAGCGAGTCATTCTATACCCTAGTCGATTCATACTTCGACATGGACAATTACATGGACTACTTTGCTGTTCAAACGCTCATTCAAAACGTAGATTGGATGGGCATCGCTTGGGGTCTGAACAATGTCAAGGCTTGGCGTCCTCACACTGAAGACGGAAAGTGGAGATACATGATGTACGATGTGGATGGTGCCGTGGGATACTTCGGTCAGAATATCAATGACAACTACCTGGCATTCGCTCGAACACCATTATTTGCCAGTCCGAATTCTCAAATCTTCGATAAAATGTGCACCAACGATGAATTCAGGTGCAGATTTAGCAATCGATATGCTGACCTCATCAATACAATCTTCCAACCTGAATCGTTCATCGAGATTGCGAACGAAATGCAAGCAGAAATGCAGCCTGGAATGCCAGATCACGTTGATCGTTGGGGGGCACCTGAGAGTGTTACAAGTTGGGAGTTTAGCATTGACTTCATGGTCAACTACATGGAAGACCGTATTCCAACAGCACGTGAACACCTGCAAAGTAATTTGGGCTTGGGCCAGCAAGTTGAAATAGTCCTAGATGTCCTCCCTGCCGGCGCAGGCCAGGTGAAGATCAGTACCATTACCCCTGACGCTTATCCATGGCAAGGGGTTTACTTTGATGGTTGTCCGGTCAATGTTGAAGCCATTGCGAACGAGGGCTACACCTTTTCTCACTGGAGCGAGAACAACTTACTCGGGGGTGAGTCTCTAGATCAACAGTTATTGTTGTCGTTGAGCGAAGACGATATCTTCGTCGCCAACTTCATAGAAGAGATCGACAACTCCATATCCGAATCAACTAAGAACCTTGAATTCAAGTTGTTCCCAAACCCATCCAGCGGTTACGTCAACCTCGAGTTGTTAGACAACGGCACCCGCGCACAATCAGTGCGTGTCATTAATTCTATTGGACAAGCAGTATACACAAAGCAACTCAACATAGGGTCAAACTCAAGCACCACGGTACTCGATTTAAGCCAGTTGCCAAAGGGAGTATATATGGTGGAGGTGATGGCGGATCAACCTTATGTTCAGCGGTTAGTCCTTCGCTAA